In the genome of Brienomyrus brachyistius isolate T26 chromosome 17, BBRACH_0.4, whole genome shotgun sequence, one region contains:
- the LOC125711577 gene encoding claudin-4-like produces MASAGLQIFGITLAAIGWLGDIVICALPQWKVTAFIGSNIVTAQTVWEGLWLNCVVQSTGQMQCKVYDSMLALPQDLQAARALVVISILVAIFGILLSIAGGRCTNCIEEGPAKAKVALVAGIFFIGSGILCLIPVCWSANTIIRDFYNPLVTDAQRRELDDIGMGRVGKEIAGQVICFIGLVGVCLCCGLPMWRVTSYVGANIVTGQIVWDGLWMGCVMQATGQMQCMIEDSIMSLSPDLQAARALVVISMLIAFLSFALSFLGAQCTSCLKKESSQAKVVILSGIFALIAGVICLIPTCWSAVTTVSDFESPMVIQLQKREIGAAVYIGWGAAGLLLIGGSFLCSSCPPHQPVHKYPMYPPMYQPYPGSVYSGSYVPTRAYYSPAQYVPNKSVASAPRPHGHEAYL; encoded by the exons ATGGCTTCAGCAGGTTTGCAGATCTTTGGCATCACGCTGGCGGCGATCGGGTGGCTGGGCGACATCGTGATCTGTGCGCTGCCCCAGTGGAAAGTGACCGCGTTCATCGGCAGCAACATCGTCACCGCCCAGACGGTGTGGGAAGGGCTGTGGCTAAACTGCGTGGTGCAGAGCACCGGCCAGATGCAATGTAAGGTCTACGACTCCATGCTGGCGCTCCCGCAGGACCTACAAGCCGCCCGAGCCCTTGTCGTCATCTCCATCCTGGTGGCTATCTTCGGTATCCTGCTGTCCATCGCCGGGGGGCGCTGCACTAACTGCATCGAGGAAGGACCGGCCAAGGCGAAGGTCGCCCTTGTAGCGGGCATCTTCTTCATCGGCAGCGGTATCCTCTGCCTCATACCCGTTTGCTGGTCAGCCAACACCATCATCAGGGACTTCTACAACCCCTTGGTGACGGACGCTCAGAGGCGGGAGCTCG ACGACATCGGCATGGGACGTGTGGGCAAGGAGATCGCAGGCCAGGTGATCTGCTTCATCGGTTTAGTGGGAGTGTGTCTCTGCTGTGGTCTGCCCATGTGGAGGGTGACCTCCTACGTGGGCGCCAACATCGTCACGGGCCAGATCGTCTGGGATGGCTTGTGGATGGGCTGCGTGATGCAGGCTACTGGCCAGATGCAGTGCATGATCGAGGACTCCATCATGAGCCTGAGCCCGGACCTGCAGGCCGCCCGGGCGCTCGTCGTCATCTCCATGCTCATCGCCTTCCTCAGCTTCGCCCTCAGCTTCCTCGGGGCACAGTGCACCAGCTGCCTGAAGAAGGAGTCGTCCCAGGCTAAGGTAGTCATCCTTTCCGGGATCTTTGCCCTCATCGCGGgtgtcatctgcctgatccCTACCTGCTGGTCTGCTGTCACCACTGTTTCTGACTTCGAAAGTCCTATGGtcatccagctgcagaagagggAGATAGGGGCCGCTGTGTACATCGGCTGGGGGGCTGCTGGTCTGCTTCTCATCGGGGGCTCCTTCCTCTGCTCATCCTGCCCTCCACACCAGCCAGTGCACAAATACCCGATGTACCCCCCCATGTACCAGCCCTATCCGGGATCTGTCTACAGCGGGAGCTACGTGCCAACCAGGGCCTACTATTCACCTGCTCAGTATGTGCCCAACAAATCTGTAGCATCTGCCCCAAGACCACATGGACACGAAGCATATTTATAA
- the LOC125711576 gene encoding claudin-4-like: protein MVSAGIQILGTCVGLLGWVGVIIACAIPMWKVSAFIGNNIVTAQIIWEGIWMNCVVQSTGQAQCKVYDSMLALERDLQAARALCVLAILVGIIGMTLAVVGGKCTNCMDDEVAKARVCITAGAVFIIAGILCLIPMCWTASVIIQDFYNPMVPQTMKREMGTSLYIGWASAALLIAGGILLCYSCPPKEPSYAAKYSVGRPTSTGQKV from the coding sequence ATGGTATCGGCCGGAATCCAGATTTTGGGCACTTGTGTGGGACTGCTTGGCTGGGTTGGGGTCATCATAGCCTGTGCCATCCCCATGTGGAAAGTGTCAGCCTTCATCGGCAACAACATCGTGACGGCGCAGATCATCTGGGAGGGAATCTGGATGAACTGTGTGGTGCAGAGCACCGGGCAGGCTCAGTGCAAGGTGTACGACTCCATGCTGGCGCTGGAGCGGGACCTGCAGGCGGCCCGCGCCCTCTGCGTGCTCGCCATCCTGGTAGGAATCATCGGTATGACGCTAGCCGTCGTTGGGGGCAAGTGCACCAACTGCATGGACGACGAGGTGGCCAAGGCGCGGGTCTGCATCACTGCAGGCGCCGTCTTCATCATCGCTGGGATCCTTTGTCTGATCCCCATGTGCTGGACTGCCAGCGTCATTATCCAAGATTTCTACAACCCCATGGTGCCACAGACGATGAAGAGGGAGATGGGAACGTCCTTGTACATCGGCTGGGCCTCGGCCGCCCTGCTCATCGCCGGAGGGATCCTGCTCTGCTACAGCTGTCCCCCCAAGGAGCCCTCGTACGCAGCCAAGTACTCCGTGGGCAGGCCGACCTCCACGGGCCAGAAGGTGTGA
- the LOC125712358 gene encoding claudin-4, with amino-acid sequence MYSAGLEILGVTFCVAGWLGVMVACFLPMWRVAAFVGQNIVVAQVVWEGLWMSCVVQSTGQMHCRVYDSMLGLPEELQASRALTVVSMLLCVVAIALSVAGAKCTNCTADKDSKPRIILGAGITFISAGLLLLVAVSWTANVIIADFHNPLLEETQKREFGNSLYFGWAASCLLILGGALLCCSCPPKGERYVPYTVGHLAVKPVSFSGPARRDYV; translated from the coding sequence ATGTATTCCGCGGGCCTCGAGATCCTGGGCGTGACGTTCTGCGTGGCGGGCTGGCTGGGGGTCATGgtggcctgcttcctgcccatgTGGAGGGTGGCGGCGTTCGTGGGCCAGAACATCGTGGTGGCCCAGGTGGTGTGGGAGGGCCTGTGGATGAGCTGTGTGGTGCAGAGCACTGGCCAGATGCACTGCAGGGTCTACGACTCCATGCTGGGGCTCCCCGAGGAGCTGCAGGCGTCCCGGGCGCTCACTGTTGTCTCCATGCTCCTCTGCGTGGTGGCCATCGCCCTGTCGGTGGCGGGAGCCAAATGTACCAACTGCACTGCAGATAAGGACAGCAAGCCCCGCATCATCCTGGGTGCGGGCATCACCTTCATCTCCGCTGgtctgctgctgctggtggcaGTCTCCTGGACCGCCAACGTCATCATCGCGGACTTCCACAACCCGCTGCTGGAGGAGACGCAGAAGCGAGAGTTCGGGAATTCGCTGTATTTCGGCTGGGCTGCCTCCTGTCTCCTGATCCTGGGAGGGGCCCTGCTGTGCTGCTCCTGTCCCCCAAAGGGAGAGCGCTATGTCCCCTACACGGTGGGCCACTTGGCCGTCAAGCCTGTCTCCTTCTCCGGACCTGCCAGGAGAGATTATGTGTGA
- the LOC125712096 gene encoding claudin-4-like isoform X2, with amino-acid sequence MAALGLEILGVALAILGWIGSIASCTLPMWRVTAFIGSNIVTAQTIWEGIWMSCVVQSTGQMQCKVYDSMLALPRDMQAARALAVIAIVLGLLAMLVSVVGAKCTNCVDDETTKARVMISAGVTFIAAALMQLIPVSWSAHTIVMDFYNPTVPEGQKREIGASLYLGWAAASLLLIGGGILCCSCPPQKEQRCCR; translated from the exons ATGGCGGCCCTGGGGTTGGAGATTCTGGGAGTAGCGTTAGCCATCTTGGGCTGGATTGGAAGCATCGCGTCCTGCACGCTGCCCATGTGGAGGGTCACCGCCTTCATCGGCAGCAACATCGTGACAGCGCAGACCATCTGGGAGGGAATCTGGATGAGCTGCGTGGTGCAGAGCACCGGGCAGATGCAGTGTAAGGTCTACGACTCCATGCTGGCTCTACCGCGGGACATGCAGGCGGCCCGCGCCCTGGCAGTCATCGCCATCGTCCTGGGACTGCTGGCGATGCTGGTCTCAGTGGTGGGCGCCAAGTGCACCAACTGCGTTGACGACGAGACCACCAAGGCGAGGGTGATGATCTCAGCGGGGGTCACCTTCATCGCCGCCGCGCTGATGCAGCTCATCCCTGTGTCCTGGTCCGCTCACACCATCGTGATGGACTTCTACAATCCAACCGTCCCCGAGGGCCAGAAGAGGGAGATAGGGGCCTCGCTGTACCTTGGATGGGCGGCGGCCTCCCTTCTCCTCATCGGTGGGGGCATACTTTGCtgcagctgccccccccagaaGGAGCAGAG GTGTTGCAGGTGA
- the LOC125712096 gene encoding claudin-4-like isoform X1 — MAALGLEILGVALAILGWIGSIASCTLPMWRVTAFIGSNIVTAQTIWEGIWMSCVVQSTGQMQCKVYDSMLALPRDMQAARALAVIAIVLGLLAMLVSVVGAKCTNCVDDETTKARVMISAGVTFIAAALMQLIPVSWSAHTIVMDFYNPTVPEGQKREIGASLYLGWAAASLLLIGGGILCCSCPPQKEQRTGVAGDRRHGEDSVLQGLKAPSHYCPQFKLPIIHTRTKCSAGLCAKSACTGELAAPPWDRWEEAMRRSEDDTASPQRLCLKRSL; from the exons ATGGCGGCCCTGGGGTTGGAGATTCTGGGAGTAGCGTTAGCCATCTTGGGCTGGATTGGAAGCATCGCGTCCTGCACGCTGCCCATGTGGAGGGTCACCGCCTTCATCGGCAGCAACATCGTGACAGCGCAGACCATCTGGGAGGGAATCTGGATGAGCTGCGTGGTGCAGAGCACCGGGCAGATGCAGTGTAAGGTCTACGACTCCATGCTGGCTCTACCGCGGGACATGCAGGCGGCCCGCGCCCTGGCAGTCATCGCCATCGTCCTGGGACTGCTGGCGATGCTGGTCTCAGTGGTGGGCGCCAAGTGCACCAACTGCGTTGACGACGAGACCACCAAGGCGAGGGTGATGATCTCAGCGGGGGTCACCTTCATCGCCGCCGCGCTGATGCAGCTCATCCCTGTGTCCTGGTCCGCTCACACCATCGTGATGGACTTCTACAATCCAACCGTCCCCGAGGGCCAGAAGAGGGAGATAGGGGCCTCGCTGTACCTTGGATGGGCGGCGGCCTCCCTTCTCCTCATCGGTGGGGGCATACTTTGCtgcagctgccccccccagaaGGAGCAGAG GACAGGTGTTGCAGGTGACAGACGACATGGCGAGGACAGCGTTCTCCAGGGACTGAAGGCCCCCAGCCATTACTGTCCCCAGTTCAAACTGCCCATTATACACACGAGGACAAAGTGCAGCGCCGGTTTGTGTGCAAAGTCCGCATGCACGGGGGAATTAGCCGCACCACCCTGGGATCGCTGGGAGGAGGCGATGCGAAGGAGCGAGGATGACACTGCATCACCCCAACGTTTGTGTCTGAAACGCAGCTTGTGA